aaggaaatttctatttttttaaaaaaatatatatatttttaagagtcatttattgtcattctactaactTAGAAacataaacattaatttttgagaaacctAAAGATGTTGAATAACacttgttacttattaaaataggTTGGAGGAACTTTGTGTCCTTTAAATATAAGGCGAGAAAGCGGCCGACTTAATTAAAGCAATTGacacatttaaaaattttcaaagtaaTTTCTATAGCATTCAAGtatgcctttatatatatatatatatatatatatatatataataaattctaAGAGCAATCACAATGGAgtagccaaatttttatgcaaaatgccTCCTCAAAAGTCacttatctagtttagttaatgaatttttaaaggccagctacatccgattagctatatttttatctatattatttaaatattatttttttaccctttattgattatatatttatttcttttctaaaaatcgtatttcattctttatttttttcaataataattcgTTTAGCACAATAATTCTTCAACCAACAATTATTagttttcaaataatcatttttgtaactataatatttttgaaacggttgtattttataataattatacttTTCAActgttatatttttcaaatgtcgtaTTTGCCAACGTTaagtatgaaaaacattttctcatagtaatttcaatcatatttatgaaatctttttattaaaaattgtgaaagaatattctcataatgatcccttgaaagtgggaaaagttttggaaaaaaagagaaaataggtgaaagaaacaataaaaaataaaagacagaaatttcctccaaaccaatttggagaaaatatcctccaacctatttaaaagacatattaaatttagtccaagttaaaaatttttgctattaatgacgttaaaaatttaatgtgtcatttaaatgtttataaacactttgcactattttaaatNNNNNNNNNNNNNNNNNNNNNNNNNNNNNNNNNNNNNNNNNNNNNNNNNNNNNNNNNNNNNNNNNNNNNNNNNNNNNNNNNNNNNNNNNNNNNNNNNNNNCTTGGAACCTGAATTTTACTTTCTCGATGTCTTCTCAACATATAAACCAATGCTAGACAAAGTATAATTGAAGCAATGCCaggaagaaaatatttgagCAGACTCTGTTTTAACTTTGATCCTTTGGAGCTTGGGCTTGGACAAAGTGGGACTCCAAATATTGGATTCCCACAAAGTGCTATGTTTCCTAAAAATGATTTAGCTGTGAAGTTTGTAAAAGGCCCACCAGATGGTATCTCTCCAGATAGCTTGTTAAAAGACACATTCAAATACTTGAGATATGGAAGTGCTTCAAGAGACTTAGGAATTATACCAGAGAGATTATTATATGAGAGGTTTAACACATCTAATCCTCTCAAGTCTCCAAAAGATTGTGGAATGTCTCCTTGAAATGAGTTTCTTGACAAATCAAGATAACTTAGGCTTTCAAAAGCTCCAATAATGCTTGAAATGTTTCCAGTAATTTGGTTCCAAGATAAATCTATGAGTTCAATAGAatctaattttttcatttttggagATAAATATCCGCCAAGGGAATTGGATGATAagtccaaaaacaaaagattttcAAGActccataaatttaatggtattgATGATTCTAGTCTATTAGAATTCAAGTATAGCTGTTTCAAAAGTTTGAGGTTCGAAATGCATTTTGGGATGGATCCAGAGATTTTGTTATTTGAGAGATATAACTCGCCCAAGTTCTTTAACTGACATATGTCTTCGGGAATGACTCCTTCAATTCTATTTCGATCAAGATATAATCTTTGTAACCCCTCCAATCCCCCAATTGTGGATGGTATGTTTCCAGTCAAATTGTTATTGCCCATATAAAGTATGTTCAAGCCTTTTAAGGAACCTATAGTCATAGGAATATGACCCTTTATTTGGGATCGATATGCATAAAAGCCTCTAAGGGTGGTTGAAAAGTTTCCAATGGACTCGGGAAGAGTAACATCCAAGGGATTTCTAGATATGTACAAAGTTTCCAAAAATCTGCAATTAGATAAAGATGAAAGGAAACTAAGCTCTTGATCTTCAGGCTCTCCTGTTAAGAGATTCATACTCAAACTAAGTTTTTGGAGGTATTTTAAGTGTCCAAGACTTTTGGGAATTGGTCCTGAGAATAAGTTTGAATCAAAATCTATTAGGGTGAGCTTggaacaatttgaaagaaatgatgGAATTGAACCACTAAATTTGTTTCGACCAATTAGCAAAGCTTCAAGATTAGGGCAAGAAAACCCAGTATTTGATGGAAGACTGCCAGATAGGGAATTAGTTACCATGGAAATTCCTTGTAGAGAGGAAATGTTGAAAATGTTTTGGAGGATTTCTCCTATGAGataattgaattcaaaattcaatatcgACAGATTTGGAAGACGCCATAAATCACTCGGAATGCTTCCTTTGATATTGTTACTCTCAATTCCAAAAACAGATAACCGTGACAAGTTACTTATGGAAGGAGGTATAATACCGGTTAAGTAGTTACCTCCAAGTAATAGCCATTCAAGCTTTTCTATACTCCCAAACTCTTGTGGAATACTCCCATCAAATTTATTGGAAGAAAGGGATAAATCCACAAGCTCTCTGCAGTAATACATTTGTAAAGGGAGCCGACCGCTCAATTGGTTGCCCGAAAGATAAAGCCCTTCAAGTTTAGGAAAATGGCTGCAGAGATCCATTGGAAGTGTTCCTGAGATGTGATTATCTGTAACACCAATTTGG
This window of the Corylus avellana chromosome ca5, CavTom2PMs-1.0 genome carries:
- the LOC132181921 gene encoding LRR receptor-like serine/threonine-protein kinase RGI1, giving the protein MMLIKRRSINLLLLGFLFVQTCMFQLAQSSTNFTDQSALIAFSSKIDTGPNNTVLAANWSTATNFCSWIGVSCSRRRQRVTALNLSYMGLQGTISPHIGNLSFLVYLNLRNNSFIGSLPHEISHLRRLRILQLSSNLLEGSIPPTLHNCLKLRRIDLSANHLVGVVPSTIGNMSWLEHLNLDYNSLTGPFPFLSFNISSITQIGVTDNHISGTLPMDLCSHFPKLEGLYLSGNQLSGRLPLQMYYCRELVDLSLSSNKFDGSIPQEFGSIEKLEWLLLGGNYLTGIIPPSISNLSRLSVFGIESNNIKGSIPSDLWRLPNLSILNFEFNYLIGEILQNIFNISSLQGISMVTNSLSGSLPSNTGFSCPNLEALLIGRNKFSGSIPSFLSNCSKLTLIDFDSNLFSGPIPKSLGHLKYLQKLSLSMNLLTGEPEDQELSFLSSLSNCRFLETLYISRNPLDVTLPESIGNFSTTLRGFYAYRSQIKGHIPMTIGSLKGLNILYMGNNNLTGNIPSTIGGLEGLQRLYLDRNRIEGVIPEDICQLKNLGELYLSNNKISGSIPKCISNLKLLKQLYLNSNRLESSIPLNLWSLENLLFLDLSSNSLGGYLSPKMKKLDSIELIDLSWNQITGNISSIIGAFESLSYLDLSRNSFQGDIPQSFGDLRGLDVLNLSYNNLSGIIPKSLEALPYLKYLNVSFNKLSGEIPSGGPFTNFTAKSFLGNIALCGNPIFGVPLCPSPSSKGSKLKQSFSKINVYVSKLVE